In a genomic window of Pseudodesulfovibrio sp. S3:
- a CDS encoding DNA-binding protein, translated as MSFMRLNDYNVPGYGMVVGVSMDIKASDASGETSGTDEVDKGTKAKKVSVSLSIRFADENHLRQLSRVSEAKSNGSRKIYTLTNRTANAVGVRQVRFAENITFQEKDGLQAWDVSFTLKEYLSVPERVEKREKKPEAVAQTSEGTATETTAQTAEAVEEPKSMFENVLASIDKALA; from the coding sequence ATGAGCTTCATGCGTTTGAACGACTACAACGTCCCCGGCTACGGCATGGTGGTCGGCGTGAGCATGGACATCAAGGCGTCCGATGCCTCCGGCGAAACGAGCGGGACCGATGAAGTGGACAAGGGGACCAAGGCGAAAAAGGTATCCGTGTCCCTGTCCATCCGCTTTGCCGACGAGAACCACCTGCGCCAACTCAGCCGCGTGAGCGAAGCCAAGAGCAACGGCTCGCGCAAGATTTACACCCTGACCAACCGTACTGCCAACGCGGTGGGCGTGCGCCAGGTCCGCTTTGCCGAGAATATCACCTTCCAGGAGAAAGACGGCCTGCAAGCTTGGGACGTATCCTTCACCCTGAAGGAATACCTGTCTGTGCCGGAGCGCGTCGAAAAACGGGAAAAGAAACCGGAAGCCGTGGCCCAGACCTCGGAAGGCACGGCCACCGAAACCACAGCCCAGACAGCGGAAGCGGTCGAAGAACCCAAAAGCATGTTTGAAAATGTTCTGGCTTCGATCGACAAGGCCCTGGCATGA
- a CDS encoding BRCT domain-containing protein, which translates to MAESRARMILAETGLAEEEYANLSELEAWEVICKLPAHFRKEFYVPEICFTGFGRGKEKAMLQEIARMNGYLVRDAVTKRLDFLCCGPEPGPSKIEQAEFQGVEIVTIEEFLGAIGITGS; encoded by the coding sequence ATGGCCGAGAGTAGAGCGCGCATGATCCTGGCTGAAACAGGACTTGCGGAGGAAGAATATGCAAATCTTTCAGAACTAGAAGCGTGGGAGGTCATTTGTAAGTTGCCTGCCCATTTCAGAAAGGAATTCTATGTCCCTGAAATTTGCTTTACTGGCTTTGGACGCGGAAAAGAGAAGGCAATGCTGCAAGAGATTGCGAGGATGAACGGATATCTCGTGCGGGATGCCGTCACAAAGAGACTAGACTTCCTTTGTTGCGGACCTGAACCTGGCCCATCAAAAATTGAACAAGCAGAATTCCAGGGAGTTGAAATCGTCACCATTGAAGAATTCCTGGGAGCAATCGGAATCACTGGTTCTTGA
- a CDS encoding site-specific integrase, with amino-acid sequence MKVGIMGLRKPFKRGNKWYYEINRKRMSLRTSKKSEAMQLFAEIVRLYQSGRLEELKQEECKVSLGQFEDEYLVWAESTQEPKTFQANRLALRKLLEVEKRSVQLEGLGFRSLDNLVAKCKGNSLKSTTINNYIRHIRAVFNKAVDWDYVKENPFKGYKELRAAKRPPAFLSAQECTNLIKSIEDTELRRFVIALLYTGRRRGELFALEWADIDFERDCYLVRKSKTHLAKRYPMHPEFRAVLKSFDDRQGRVFKHWVHPDTLTGLVKQALVDAGHPDMRLHDLRHTFASNLAEAGESLQAIGELLGHTDKRTTEIYAHLSDHHLRASLNRLKLDV; translated from the coding sequence ATGAAAGTAGGCATAATGGGACTCCGTAAGCCCTTTAAAAGAGGTAACAAGTGGTACTATGAAATCAACCGGAAACGGATGAGCCTTCGTACCTCGAAAAAGTCTGAAGCCATGCAGCTCTTTGCTGAGATTGTCCGGCTATATCAATCCGGTCGTCTTGAAGAGCTGAAGCAAGAGGAATGCAAGGTTTCTCTTGGGCAGTTTGAAGACGAATACCTTGTTTGGGCTGAGTCTACCCAAGAGCCGAAGACATTTCAGGCCAACCGGCTTGCGCTGCGTAAGCTGCTAGAGGTTGAGAAGCGTTCGGTTCAGTTGGAGGGCTTAGGGTTCAGGTCGTTGGACAACCTCGTTGCCAAGTGTAAGGGCAATAGTCTGAAGTCAACGACAATCAATAACTACATCCGGCACATTCGAGCTGTCTTCAACAAGGCCGTTGATTGGGATTACGTGAAAGAGAATCCCTTCAAAGGCTACAAAGAGTTGAGGGCTGCCAAGCGGCCACCCGCGTTCCTTTCCGCACAGGAATGCACGAATCTCATCAAATCCATAGAGGATACAGAACTTCGCCGTTTTGTGATTGCTTTGCTGTACACAGGGCGGCGCAGGGGAGAGCTGTTTGCGCTTGAATGGGCAGATATCGATTTCGAACGGGATTGCTATCTCGTTCGCAAGAGTAAGACTCATTTGGCAAAGCGTTATCCAATGCATCCTGAGTTCCGTGCAGTCCTGAAATCCTTCGATGACCGCCAGGGGCGTGTTTTTAAGCATTGGGTACACCCGGACACATTAACCGGGCTTGTGAAGCAGGCTTTGGTTGATGCCGGGCATCCTGACATGCGTTTGCACGACCTTCGACACACGTTCGCGTCGAATCTGGCGGAGGCAGGTGAATCGCTTCAGGCGATCGGTGAGCTATTGGGGCACACCGACAAACGGACTACGGAGATTTATGCTCATTTATCTGATCATCATCTCCGGGCGTCGCTGAATCGTTTGAAGCTGGATGTCTAA